From the Deinococcus gobiensis I-0 genome, the window TCAACGTCTTCGACGGCGAGATCGTCGAGGTCGAGGCGCAGCTCTCGGGACACGGCCAGCGCCTGCTCGTGCGGGCTTTCGACCGGCTGCACAAGCTGTCGCGCGGCACCTACACCCGCACCTTCCAGAACGTGACCGACATGGACGTGGTGCGCAAGGTGGCGGGCGAGCTGGGATTGAGCGCCAAGACGGGACCGGCCAATTTCGTGCACGACTATGTGCTCCAGAGCAACCAGACCAACCTGGACTTCCTGCGCGGGCGGGCGGCGGCGCTGGGCTACCTGCTGTTCGTGGACGGCAAGGAGCTGAACTGCGTGCCGGTCGAGAGCATGGGCCACGCGGGCGACCTGCAATGGGGCGTGAACCTCAGCGAATTCACGCCGCGCGTGAGCAGCCTCGACCAGGCCAAGCGGACCACCGTGCGCGGCTGGGACCCGCAGCGCAAGCAGGCGGTCGTGAGCAGCGCGGGCCGGGGCAAGGGCGAGCCGCAGGCCGGGGCCGCCGACGAGGAAGACCTCTCGCAGGAATACACCGAAACCGGGCGCGTGGTCCGCCAGGAAAAGCTGGCCGACGCCTACGCCCAGGGCAGCGCCGACCAGAAGCGCCAGAAGTTCCTGGAGGCCAGCGGCGTGGCGGGGGGCTACCCCAAGATGACGGCGGGCATGACGGTGGCCCTGAAGGGCGTGAGCGAGCGCTTCGAGGGCACCTACACCCTGTCGTCGGTCACGCACCGCTTCCACACCGACAGCGGCTACGTCACCGAATTCACGGTGAGCGGCATGCGCGGCGCCGACCTCGCGCAGACGTTGGCGGGCGCAGGCGGGCGCGGCGAGGCGGGCGGTGGAGGCAAGCAGCCGGGGCTCGTCATCGGCATCGTGACCAACAACGACGACCCCAAGGGGCTGGGCCGGGTCAAGGTGAAGTTCCCCTGGCTGTCGGACAAGCACGAGAGCGACTGGGCGCGCGTGGCCTCGGCGGGGGGGGGTGCGGCGCGCGGAATGGCGTGGCTGCCCGAGGTGGACGACGAGGTCCTGATCGGCTTCGAGCAGGGCGACATGCACCACCCGTACGTGGTCGGCGGCCTCTGGAACGGCGTGGACGCGCTGCCCGAACCCAACAGGAAACTGGTCAAGGGTGGCAAGACGGTACGCCGGGTGCAGTATTCGCGCAAGGGCCACAAGATCATCCTCGACGACAGCGACGACCAGCCCGGGATCACGGTCGAGGACATGAACGGCAACGTCATCCACATCGACAGCCGCACCAACAAGCTCACCATCCGCATGAAGGGCGACATCGAGGTCAATGCCCAGGGCCGCCTCGACCTGAAGGCCCAGACCGGGATCTCCATCGACGGCGGCGCGGGCGCGGTGACGGTCACGGGCACGACCATCAAGCTGAACTGAGGCCAGGCCGGAGCATCGGGCCCCTTCCCCGCCCTCAGGGCCGGAAGTAGTCGCCGCGCTCCAGGTCGTCCATCAGCGGGCGGTGGGTGGGCTCCCAGGCCAGCGTCTCGCGGGTCCACCGGTTGGAGGCGGGCGCGTCCACGCTGAAGAAGTGGCCGAGCCAGCCGAAGTGGGCCGGCGCGTCCTCGGGGGCCACCGACACCACCGGCAGGCCCAGGTGCCGGCCGATGGCCTGGGCGATGTCGCGGGTGGCTATGCCCTCCTCGGCCACCCCGTGCAGCACCGCGCCCGCCGGGGCCGCCTCCAGCGCGAGCCGGAACAGCCGCGCGGCGTCCTGACGGTGCACGGCCGGCCAGCGGTTCTGTCCGTCCCCGATGTAGGCCGAGGCCCCCCGACGCCGCGCCACCTCGACCAGCGTGCGGATGAAGCCGGGGTCGCCCAGGTCGTGCACCGTGGGCGAGAGCCGCACCACCGAGGGACGCACCCCCTGCCCGGCCAGCGCCAGCGTCTGGGCGGCCGACCCGGCGCGCGGGTTGACGGCCGGGTCGGCCACATCCTGTTCGGTCACGACCTGGCCCGGCGCGGCCCCCAGGATGCCCGAGGCGATGACCAGCGGCCGCCCCGTACCCGCCAGGCCCTCACCGAGCGCCGCGATGGCCCCCTGGTCGCTGCGCAGCGCGCCCGCGAAGTCCGAAAAATCGTGCTTGAAGGCGAGGTGGATGACCCCGTCGGAGGCGGCCGCCCCCGCGCGCAGGCTGTCCGGGTCGTCCAGCGAGCCGCGCTGGACCTGCGCCCCGGCCCCTTCCAGCGCGGCGGCGGCCGTGTCCGAGCGGGCGAGGCCCACGACCTCATGCCCGGCGGTGAGAAGCTCGGGGACGACGGCGGAACCGATGAATCCGGATGCACCCGTGACGAAGACGCGCATAGTTCGACCTCCAGAAAAAGACGGCAAGTCCACTGCGGACCCACTCCGATGTCAGTGACTGACATGGATACGCTAGGTCTTCGGCCGCGTGATGTCAACGGCTGACATCACTGAGGGCGTGGGCTCCGCTAGACTCGGCGCATGGCCCGCTGGACCCCCGATGCCCGCAGCCGTCTGGCCAAGGCCGCGCTGGCGCTGTATATCGAGCGCGGCTTCGAACAGACCACCGTCGCCGAGATCGCCGGGCGCGCGGGGCTGACCGAACGCACCTTCTTCCGGCACTTCGCGGACAAGCGCGAGGTCCTGTTCGGCGGGTCGGCGGTGCTGGAGGCGGGTCTGGTCGCGGCGGTCGCCGAGGTGCCGGACGGCTCGCCCCTGGAAATGATGGTGGCCGCGCTGGAGACGGCCGGCAGCTTCTTCGTGGACGACCGCCGCGCCTGGGCGGGCCAGCGTCAGGGGGTCATCGAGGCGAACACCTCGTTGATGGAGCGCGAACTGATCAAGCTACGCGCCCTGGGGGGGGCACTGACCGGCGCGCTGGTCCGGCGCGGCGTCCCGGAGTCGGCAGCGGCCCTGGCGACCCAGGTCGGGCTCGTCGTGTTCTGGCAGGCCTTCGGGCGCTGGTGCCGCGCCGACCATCCGGCCGACTGGGGAGTGACGGTGCGGCAGGTCCATGCCGAAGTGCGGGCGGTGGTGGGCGCCGCGCCCGACTGAACCGCAGGGCACAGGGCGGGCAGGACCCGAGTCCGCTGCCCGCCCTGCGCCCCGCCGGATTCGGAACCCGGCGCTGCTCCCTCCCCTACTTCAGCCCTGCCGCGATGGCCTTCGCCAGCGTGCCCTGCGCGTCGTCGCCGTCGAGCGACCAGGCCATCGCGCCGCCCAGGCCCTTCTGCTTGATGTAGGCCATCTTCGTGGCGATGACCTCGGGGTCGTCGTAGCTCCAGAAAGTGCTGCCGTCGTACTTCCACATCTGCTTGGTGGTCGCGTCGCGGTACACGGTGCCGGGGGCATTCTTGAGCACCTTGAAGTCCTCGTAGCCGGCCTCGTAGGTGCCGCTGGCCGCGCCGGTCGCCGACTGGTACAGGCCGTTATTGGTCGCCGGCACGCCCTTCCAGCCACGCCCGTAGAAGGGAATGCCGACCACCAGCTTGCTCGCGGGCATCCCGGCGTTCAGGAAGGCGGTGACGGCCGTGTCCACCGAGTAGGTGCGGGTCACGCCGGTGCCGGGGTCCTGCGGGCTGGCGTAGAGGTTCGAGTGGAAATTGGTCGGCCCGGTCGCGTCCCAGGCGCCCCGGAAGTCGTAGGTCATGATGTTGACCCAGTCCACCGCCGACCTGTACCCGGCCGGGTCCTGGTTGGCGATCTTGTCGGGACCGCCCGGCGCGGCGATGGTCAACAGGAGGCCGGAGCGCAGGGCGTCGAGCTGGCGCCGGAATTCTTGCAGCAGGAGGGTGAAGTTCTGCTTGTCCTGCGCGCTCACGCCGTTGGTCGGCAGGCCGCCGCCGCCCGGGTATTCCCAGTCGATGTCGATGCCGTCGAACACGCCCGCCGCCGCGCCTGCCCCGCCCGCGCCGTCGCTGACCGGCAGGTTGCCCTTGATGTACACGTCGAGGCAGGAGGCGACCAGGGCCCTGCGCGAAGCGTCGGTGCTGGCCGCCGCGCTGAAATTCCGGCTCCAGGTCCAGCCGCCCAGCGAGATCAGGACCTTGAGGCCCGGATACTTGGCCTTGAGCTTCTTGAGCTGGTTGAAGTTGCCCTTCAGGGGCTGGTCCCACTTGTCGGCCACGCCGTCCACGCTGGTCGCCGCGTCGAAGGACTTGCCGTAGTCGGCAAAAGCGTCGCCGCCGTCCCCGTTGCCGCTCTCGGCGCGGGTCACGATGTTGCAGCGGTAGGTGCCGCCCTCGTTGTACACGTTGCCGAAGGCGTAGTTGATGTGGGTGAGGGTCGCCGCCGTGCCGCTCGTGTCGATGTTCTTGACCTGATAGTTGCGCCCGTAGATGCCCCACTGCGAGAAGTACGCCACCCGCTTGAAACCCGAGGTGCTGGGGGGCGGGGTGGTACCGCCGATGTTCACCGTGACGCTGGCCGCCGCCGTCACCGCGTTGCCCGCCGCGTCGTACGCCTTGGCCGAGTAGGCGCGGCTGCCATTGTCGCTGGCGGTCACGGCGTCGCTCCAGGTGTACGGCGCGCCCATATCGGTCCCCAGCAGGCGCGTGCCCTGGTAGAACTCCACCTTGCTCACACCCACGTTGTCGCTCGCCGTCGCGCTCAGGCTCACGTTGCCCGCTGCCGTCACGGTCGCCGGGCTGGCACTCAGGGTCACGGTGGGCGCTGTGGTGTCACCGCCGCTGGGGGGCGTGGTGGTGCCGCTGCACGCCGTGCCGTTGAGGGTACAGGTGTTCACGCCGCTGAGGGTGCCGCTGCCGTCGTAGTTGACGACGACGCTGCCCCCGGCGGGAATGGTCGCGCCGCCCCAGGTGTTGGGAGTGACGGTGTAGAGGCCGCTGCTGTCCTTGCTGATGCCACCCCCCGCCCCCCAGACGCTACTACCCGCCGCCGCATTGCCGTTGAATTTGAACTTCAGCGTCCAGCCCTGGATCGCCGCCGTGCCGGGGTTGCTTAGGGTGATGCGGCCGGAAAAGCCGGTGTCCCACTGGCTGGTGGCGTCGAAGGTCGCGGTGGGGCCGCTCACCGCCTGCGCCCCCAGCGACGCGGCGGTCGGCGTGCCGGTCTGTGCGGCGGGGGGAGCCTGCCCGTCGCAGGCGGCCAGCACCAGGGCGAGGGTGAGCAGAACCGAACGGGACATCACGAGTCTGGACATGACCGACCTCCGGACCCCACGCGGGGGCACTGACGGGGAAGAACCGGACTGCACGCTGAAAGGAACGAGAATAGAAAATCACAACCCATTTGAAAAAATATGTTGAAAATTTCTATCTGTCTAGACAATGTAAGAAAAATTTTTATTCCTTCGACCTTCGGGAAGTGGTTTTCATGGCAGAGAGGAGGTGGTTTTGTGGCGGCTTCCGATCCGGACGCGGCGCATGGCTCACAGCCGCTCGGCAGCGGGCACTTTTACACGCCCTCAGAGCGATCCAATCCTGCCCCACCGAGCGCACCGACGTAGTTGCGAGCGACCTCTTCCCCACTCACCACTCTCGACCACCCCCACTTGACAAAAATAATTTTCTCCTTAATGCTGAATTGGCAGCAAAGAATTTTCAGTTTTCAGAGGGATGTCTGGCAACCGATCTCGGGCAGGCTGGACCGGTCCCGTTCTCATTCGCCCGTTTCGAGTCTTATGGGAGGTGACATGACGA encodes:
- a CDS encoding VgrG-related protein codes for the protein MTQPPTSINLRGAVPHFYIRIDGDLATDEMQSLDSLTIESSLHLPDMASLVLRDFTPLREKAQGYRFVDNEKGKFVNGKSLTITIKVGTHEEVNVFDGEIVEVEAQLSGHGQRLLVRAFDRLHKLSRGTYTRTFQNVTDMDVVRKVAGELGLSAKTGPANFVHDYVLQSNQTNLDFLRGRAAALGYLLFVDGKELNCVPVESMGHAGDLQWGVNLSEFTPRVSSLDQAKRTTVRGWDPQRKQAVVSSAGRGKGEPQAGAADEEDLSQEYTETGRVVRQEKLADAYAQGSADQKRQKFLEASGVAGGYPKMTAGMTVALKGVSERFEGTYTLSSVTHRFHTDSGYVTEFTVSGMRGADLAQTLAGAGGRGEAGGGGKQPGLVIGIVTNNDDPKGLGRVKVKFPWLSDKHESDWARVASAGGGAARGMAWLPEVDDEVLIGFEQGDMHHPYVVGGLWNGVDALPEPNRKLVKGGKTVRRVQYSRKGHKIILDDSDDQPGITVEDMNGNVIHIDSRTNKLTIRMKGDIEVNAQGRLDLKAQTGISIDGGAGAVTVTGTTIKLN
- a CDS encoding glycosyl hydrolase family 18 protein — protein: MSRLVMSRSVLLTLALVLAACDGQAPPAAQTGTPTAASLGAQAVSGPTATFDATSQWDTGFSGRITLSNPGTAAIQGWTLKFKFNGNAAAGSSVWGAGGGISKDSSGLYTVTPNTWGGATIPAGGSVVVNYDGSGTLSGVNTCTLNGTACSGTTTPPSGGDTTAPTVTLSASPATVTAAGNVSLSATASDNVGVSKVEFYQGTRLLGTDMGAPYTWSDAVTASDNGSRAYSAKAYDAAGNAVTAAASVTVNIGGTTPPPSTSGFKRVAYFSQWGIYGRNYQVKNIDTSGTAATLTHINYAFGNVYNEGGTYRCNIVTRAESGNGDGGDAFADYGKSFDAATSVDGVADKWDQPLKGNFNQLKKLKAKYPGLKVLISLGGWTWSRNFSAAASTDASRRALVASCLDVYIKGNLPVSDGAGGAGAAAGVFDGIDIDWEYPGGGGLPTNGVSAQDKQNFTLLLQEFRRQLDALRSGLLLTIAAPGGPDKIANQDPAGYRSAVDWVNIMTYDFRGAWDATGPTNFHSNLYASPQDPGTGVTRTYSVDTAVTAFLNAGMPASKLVVGIPFYGRGWKGVPATNNGLYQSATGAASGTYEAGYEDFKVLKNAPGTVYRDATTKQMWKYDGSTFWSYDDPEVIATKMAYIKQKGLGGAMAWSLDGDDAQGTLAKAIAAGLK
- a CDS encoding TetR family transcriptional regulator, whose protein sequence is MARWTPDARSRLAKAALALYIERGFEQTTVAEIAGRAGLTERTFFRHFADKREVLFGGSAVLEAGLVAAVAEVPDGSPLEMMVAALETAGSFFVDDRRAWAGQRQGVIEANTSLMERELIKLRALGGALTGALVRRGVPESAAALATQVGLVVFWQAFGRWCRADHPADWGVTVRQVHAEVRAVVGAAPD
- a CDS encoding SDR family oxidoreductase, whose amino-acid sequence is MRVFVTGASGFIGSAVVPELLTAGHEVVGLARSDTAAAALEGAGAQVQRGSLDDPDSLRAGAAASDGVIHLAFKHDFSDFAGALRSDQGAIAALGEGLAGTGRPLVIASGILGAAPGQVVTEQDVADPAVNPRAGSAAQTLALAGQGVRPSVVRLSPTVHDLGDPGFIRTLVEVARRRGASAYIGDGQNRWPAVHRQDAARLFRLALEAAPAGAVLHGVAEEGIATRDIAQAIGRHLGLPVVSVAPEDAPAHFGWLGHFFSVDAPASNRWTRETLAWEPTHRPLMDDLERGDYFRP